The Brassica napus cultivar Da-Ae chromosome C7, Da-Ae, whole genome shotgun sequence genome has a segment encoding these proteins:
- the LOC125590356 gene encoding uncharacterized mitochondrial protein AtMg00860-like, translating into MKMMNGIFREYLDEFVIISIDDILVYSKTKEDHERHLRAVLERLREQQLFAKLSKCSFWQKSIGFLGHIVSDQGVSVDQEKIKCIREWPQPKNATEVRSFLGLASYYRKFVKGFSSLAQPMTQLTGKDVRFAWSESCEKSFAALKDMLTSAPV; encoded by the coding sequence atgaagatgatgaatgggaTCTTCCGGGAgtacttggacgagtttgtgattATCTCTATagatgatatactcgtgtattccaagaccAAGGAAGACCATGAGAGACATCTTCGAGCAGTGTTGGAACGCCTGAGGGAACAACAGCTCTTTGCTAAATTGAGCAAGTGCAGTTTCTGGCAGAAAagcattgggttccttggacaCATTGTGTCTGATCAAGGGGTGTCTGTTGATCAAGagaagatcaagtgtatacggGAGTGGCCGCAGCCAAAGAACGCGACGGAAGTAAGGAGCTTCTTGGGGCTGGCCAGCTATTACCGGAAATTCGTCAAGGGATTCTCGAGCTTGGCTCAGCCCATGACCCAGCTGACtggcaaggacgtgaggtttGCATGGTCTGAGTCTTGTGAAAAGAGTTTCGCCGCTTTGAAAGACATGTTGACTAGTGCACCGGTCTAA